One Bosea sp. 685 DNA segment encodes these proteins:
- a CDS encoding group II truncated hemoglobin — translation MPSLFEFAGGEDALHHLESIFYASVLADPLLKPLFGDGKPEHVDHLTAFTAESFGGPDSFSKELGFAHLIAVHRGLHIGEEQRARFVELYMTAMDKAGMPQDEAFRTAVRDHVEFGSHVAMQNSNAATEAELHPLRSVPKWTWPGEES, via the coding sequence ATGCCATCACTGTTTGAATTCGCTGGCGGTGAAGACGCGCTGCATCACCTGGAAAGCATATTCTACGCGAGCGTCCTGGCAGACCCGCTGTTGAAGCCGCTGTTCGGCGACGGCAAGCCGGAGCATGTTGATCATCTGACGGCGTTCACCGCGGAGTCATTCGGCGGGCCTGACAGCTTCAGTAAGGAGCTCGGGTTCGCCCATTTGATCGCCGTGCACCGCGGGCTCCATATTGGAGAAGAGCAGCGGGCGCGCTTCGTCGAACTCTACATGACGGCCATGGACAAAGCCGGCATGCCGCAAGACGAAGCGTTTCGTACGGCCGTTCGCGACCATGTCGAATTTGGCTCTCATGTCGCGATGCAGAACTCCAACGCCGCGACAGAGGCCGAGCTGCACCCGCTTCGATCGGTCCCGAAATGGACTTGGCCGGGGGAAGAATCGTAA
- the msrB gene encoding peptide-methionine (R)-S-oxide reductase MsrB: MSMFGSETAQAETFEVTLTDAEWRAKLSPEQYRVLRGHGTERAGSCALNYEKRAGTFVCAGCGNPLFKAGTKFESGTGWPSFDQPLEGAVGTTEDGSFMMTRTEVHCSRCGGHLGHVFPDGPPPTGLRYCMNGVAMDFVPAEG, encoded by the coding sequence ATGAGCATGTTCGGCAGCGAGACTGCGCAAGCCGAGACTTTCGAGGTCACGCTGACCGACGCTGAATGGCGGGCGAAGCTCAGCCCCGAACAGTACCGCGTGCTGCGCGGCCATGGCACCGAGCGCGCCGGCTCCTGCGCCTTGAACTATGAGAAGCGCGCTGGAACCTTCGTCTGCGCCGGTTGCGGCAACCCGCTGTTCAAGGCCGGCACCAAATTCGAAAGCGGCACCGGTTGGCCGAGCTTCGACCAGCCGCTGGAAGGCGCGGTCGGTACGACCGAGGACGGCAGCTTCATGATGACGCGCACCGAGGTGCATTGCTCCCGCTGCGGCGGCCATCTCGGCCACGTCTTCCCCGACGGCCCGCCCCCGACAGGCTTGCGCTACTGCATGAACGGCGTCGCGATGGATTTCGTGCCGGCGGAGGGTTAG
- a CDS encoding GntR family transcriptional regulator, which translates to MQAGLKAIDQANDRAPSLVDSAYAALKQAIRESVFAPGYQASAGELAFRLGVSRTPVHEAALRLQEEGLVRIVPKRGILICALAPDDIREIYEVLIAIEAGAAELAAGLPEAERLLMAQDLARETDAMARALDAGDLADWGRADEAFHRILVERCGNSRFVRIIQTVNDQSHRARMLTLRLRPRLPISTEEHHTTIDAIRDGASEAAREAARQHRVRARDELLPLIESIGLRHL; encoded by the coding sequence ATGCAGGCTGGGTTGAAGGCGATCGATCAGGCGAATGACCGGGCGCCGAGCCTCGTCGACAGCGCTTATGCCGCGCTGAAACAGGCCATTCGCGAGAGCGTTTTCGCGCCGGGCTACCAGGCTTCGGCCGGCGAATTGGCCTTTCGCCTCGGCGTCAGCCGCACGCCGGTGCATGAGGCGGCGCTCAGACTCCAGGAGGAAGGGCTTGTCCGCATCGTCCCGAAGCGCGGCATCCTGATCTGCGCGCTGGCGCCCGACGATATCCGCGAGATTTACGAGGTGTTGATTGCGATCGAGGCCGGCGCGGCTGAGCTCGCGGCTGGGCTGCCGGAGGCCGAGCGGCTGCTGATGGCGCAGGATCTGGCGCGCGAGACCGACGCCATGGCGCGAGCGCTGGACGCAGGTGACCTCGCCGATTGGGGGCGAGCTGACGAGGCCTTCCACCGCATCCTGGTCGAGCGCTGCGGCAACAGCCGCTTCGTCCGCATCATCCAGACGGTGAACGACCAGTCACATCGCGCCCGCATGCTGACTTTGCGCTTGCGTCCTCGCCTGCCGATTTCGACTGAGGAGCACCACACCACCATCGACGCCATTCGCGACGGCGCGTCTGAGGCCGCCCGCGAGGCGGCCCGCCAGCACCGCGTCAGGGCGCGCGACGAATTGCTGCCGCTGATCGAAAGCATCGGCCTGCGCCATCTCTAG
- a CDS encoding tripartite tricarboxylate transporter substrate-binding protein, whose product MRRLFLAALAAFSLAAMPALGQAYPSRSIALIVPFAAGGPTDIIARIVGEHMGRTLGQSVIVENVAGAGGTTGSLRVARATPDGYTIMMGNLGTHSASVGLYPNLAYDPRTDFAPVINTAGTPMLIAAHRDFPANTLQEFVALLKANPDKYNYGHGGIGSTSHLTCVYFHHLIKAPVQQVPFRGSGPAMNALIAKQLDYVCDQTVGIVPQLSNLKAYVVATPKRLEVAKDVPTSAEAGLPEFQAVGWNAIFAPKETPREIVDKLNAAGRAALADAGVRARLLELGCEIPDEAGQSSAALGAHVRAEVDKWTPVIKAAGVTAQ is encoded by the coding sequence ATGCGACGCCTGTTTCTGGCCGCTTTGGCCGCATTCTCGCTTGCCGCTATGCCTGCGCTAGGCCAAGCCTATCCCTCGCGTTCGATCGCCCTGATCGTGCCCTTCGCTGCTGGTGGCCCGACCGACATCATCGCCCGTATCGTCGGCGAGCATATGGGCCGCACGCTGGGGCAATCGGTCATCGTCGAGAATGTCGCGGGCGCCGGTGGTACGACCGGCTCACTGCGCGTCGCGAGAGCCACGCCCGATGGCTATACCATCATGATGGGCAATCTCGGCACGCATTCGGCCTCGGTCGGGCTCTATCCCAATCTCGCCTATGATCCGCGCACCGATTTCGCTCCGGTGATCAACACGGCCGGCACGCCGATGCTGATCGCGGCGCATAGGGACTTTCCGGCCAATACGCTGCAGGAGTTCGTCGCGCTGCTGAAGGCCAATCCGGACAAGTACAATTACGGCCATGGCGGCATCGGCTCGACCTCGCATCTGACCTGTGTCTATTTCCATCATCTGATCAAGGCGCCGGTGCAGCAGGTGCCGTTCCGCGGCTCCGGCCCGGCGATGAACGCGCTGATCGCAAAACAGCTCGACTATGTCTGCGACCAGACCGTCGGGATCGTGCCGCAGCTCAGCAATCTCAAGGCCTATGTGGTGGCGACGCCGAAGCGGCTGGAGGTCGCCAAGGACGTGCCGACGAGCGCGGAGGCTGGCCTGCCTGAATTCCAGGCGGTCGGCTGGAACGCGATCTTCGCGCCGAAGGAAACGCCGCGCGAGATCGTCGACAAGCTCAACGCCGCCGGCCGTGCGGCGCTGGCGGATGCAGGCGTGCGCGCCCGGCTGCTCGAACTCGGCTGCGAAATTCCAGACGAGGCAGGGCAGAGCTCGGCTGCGCTTGGTGCCCATGTCCGCGCCGAGGTCGATAAATGGACGCCTGTGATCAAGGCGGCCGGCGTCACCGCGCAGTAG
- a CDS encoding acyl-CoA dehydrogenase family protein codes for MSMDPGPRYSTYEVTNQAPPLADYDAFAADPVLRAVITVFDADWAANRLHETGRCVGSAQVQELARLANRFTPEARTHDRFGNRIDQIAFHPAWQELMGLTIGQETHALCWNRPGPGAQVARAALQYLWYGAESGVCCPVSMTYSAIPVLRQDAARWAEWGALITSNAYDSRQGPAATKTGATVGMAMTETQGGSDLRQTQTLARDNGDGTHSLFGQKWFFSVPHSDVFLTLARTVEGVSCFVVAGWLPSGERNGIAIQRLKEKCGNRSNASSEIEFRGAIGHMLGEPGRGLRTGLAMNHNTRLDIAAASAGLMRQAVAQAAHHCAHRHAFQRALIDQPIMQNVLADLAIEAEAAAWLAFRLFAAVDRQETSQSERLLARIGAPIAKYWVAKRTPAVLVEALECHGGNGFIEEHAMARHYREAPLNSIWEGSGNVICLDVLRSLEREPGALPALRDELRAAKGADRRYDAALAALDSALPELVRHEGQARRLVERLALLLQASLLLRHAAPAVADAFVASRLDGGWSGHFGDLPTGVDAAALARRAVPALG; via the coding sequence ATGAGCATGGACCCCGGTCCCCGCTATTCCACCTATGAGGTCACGAACCAGGCCCCGCCCTTGGCCGATTACGACGCCTTCGCGGCCGATCCGGTGCTGCGGGCGGTGATCACCGTCTTCGACGCGGATTGGGCCGCCAACCGCCTGCACGAGACCGGGCGCTGTGTCGGCTCCGCCCAGGTGCAGGAGCTGGCGCGGCTCGCCAACCGCTTCACGCCGGAGGCGCGCACGCATGACCGCTTCGGCAACCGCATCGACCAGATCGCCTTCCACCCGGCCTGGCAAGAGCTGATGGGCCTGACCATCGGCCAGGAGACGCATGCCCTGTGCTGGAACCGTCCGGGACCGGGCGCGCAGGTCGCGCGCGCGGCGCTGCAATATCTCTGGTACGGCGCGGAAAGCGGGGTCTGCTGCCCGGTCAGCATGACCTATTCGGCGATCCCGGTCCTGAGGCAGGATGCGGCGCGCTGGGCGGAGTGGGGCGCGCTCATCACCTCCAACGCCTATGACAGCCGGCAGGGGCCGGCTGCGACCAAGACCGGTGCGACCGTCGGCATGGCAATGACGGAGACGCAAGGCGGCTCGGATCTGCGCCAGACGCAGACGCTCGCCAGGGACAATGGCGACGGCACGCATTCGCTGTTCGGACAGAAATGGTTCTTCTCCGTTCCGCATTCCGACGTCTTCCTGACGCTGGCGCGCACCGTTGAGGGTGTCTCCTGCTTCGTCGTGGCGGGCTGGCTGCCCTCGGGCGAGCGCAACGGCATCGCGATCCAGCGGCTCAAGGAGAAATGCGGCAACCGCTCCAACGCTTCCTCGGAGATCGAGTTTCGCGGCGCGATCGGGCACATGCTCGGCGAGCCGGGGCGGGGCCTGCGGACCGGGCTTGCGATGAACCACAACACGCGGCTCGACATTGCCGCGGCTTCCGCCGGGTTGATGCGGCAGGCGGTGGCGCAGGCCGCGCATCACTGCGCGCACCGGCACGCTTTCCAGCGGGCGCTGATCGACCAGCCGATCATGCAGAACGTCCTCGCCGATCTCGCCATCGAGGCCGAAGCCGCGGCCTGGCTCGCCTTTCGGCTGTTTGCGGCGGTGGACCGGCAGGAGACTTCGCAGAGCGAGCGCTTGCTCGCGCGGATCGGTGCGCCGATCGCGAAATACTGGGTCGCGAAGCGCACGCCCGCCGTCCTCGTCGAGGCGCTGGAATGCCATGGCGGCAACGGCTTCATCGAGGAGCACGCGATGGCGCGGCACTATCGCGAGGCGCCGCTGAACTCGATCTGGGAGGGTTCGGGCAACGTCATCTGCCTCGATGTGCTGCGCTCATTGGAACGGGAGCCAGGTGCGCTGCCGGCACTGCGGGACGAATTGCGCGCCGCCAAGGGCGCGGATCGGCGTTATGACGCGGCGCTCGCCGCGCTGGACAGCGCGCTGCCTGAACTCGTCCGGCACGAGGGCCAGGCGCGCCGGCTGGTCGAGCGATTGGCGCTGTTGCTGCAAGCCTCGCTGCTGCTGCGCCATGCCGCGCCCGCTGTTGCCGACGCCTTTGTCGCCAGCCGGCTGGACGGCGGCTGGTCGGGGCATTTCGGTGATCTGCCGACGGGCGTGGATGCGGCGGCTCTGGCGCGGCGGGCGGTGCCGGCGCTGGGGTGA
- a CDS encoding helix-turn-helix domain-containing protein, translated as MQTIRDAVAAVQEQGGFSHPEVSPAVEALVRDVIAQVADKWTMLILEALEEHGTLRFTQIGRIVGGISQKMLTKTVRQMECDGLITRKVHPVIPPHVDYTQTELGRELTAAFCGVWVWAETYYAQVEAARAAFKAREGR; from the coding sequence ATGCAGACGATACGCGACGCGGTCGCGGCCGTGCAGGAGCAGGGCGGTTTCTCCCATCCCGAGGTCAGCCCGGCGGTCGAGGCGCTGGTGCGCGACGTGATCGCCCAGGTTGCGGATAAATGGACGATGCTGATCCTGGAGGCGCTGGAGGAGCACGGCACGCTGCGCTTCACCCAGATCGGCCGGATCGTCGGCGGCATCAGCCAGAAGATGCTGACCAAGACGGTGCGCCAGATGGAATGCGACGGGCTGATCACGCGCAAGGTCCATCCGGTGATCCCGCCGCATGTCGACTATACGCAGACCGAGCTCGGCCGCGAGCTGACGGCGGCGTTCTGCGGAGTCTGGGTCTGGGCCGAGACTTATTACGCACAGGTGGAGGCGGCGCGGGCGGCGTTCAAGGCGCGGGAGGGGCGGTGA
- a CDS encoding VOC family protein, giving the protein MSTNDFEKAFRFHAALFEALGHKLWFCDRAKPLAAWQPRDAPRPYFFVGTPFDGAAADPGNGQMIALLAMSRAIVDRCHAAALAHGGTCEGQPGLRPHYHANYYGAYVRDPDGNKLCVCCHEAE; this is encoded by the coding sequence TTGAGCACGAATGATTTCGAGAAGGCCTTTCGCTTCCATGCGGCGCTGTTCGAGGCGCTCGGCCACAAGCTCTGGTTCTGCGATCGCGCCAAGCCCCTGGCGGCCTGGCAGCCGCGCGATGCGCCGCGCCCGTACTTCTTCGTGGGAACGCCCTTCGATGGTGCGGCGGCCGATCCGGGCAACGGCCAGATGATCGCCCTGCTGGCAATGAGCCGCGCGATCGTCGATCGCTGCCATGCCGCGGCCCTGGCGCATGGCGGGACCTGCGAAGGGCAGCCGGGCCTGAGGCCGCATTATCACGCGAATTATTACGGGGCTTATGTCCGCGATCCGGACGGCAACAAGCTTTGTGTCTGCTGCCATGAGGCGGAGTAG
- a CDS encoding tartrate dehydrogenase, translating into MKTYRIAAIPGDGIGVEVIAAGVEVLQALAGRDGSFDFAFDHFDWGSDYYKRTGLMMPEDGREQIKGHDAIFFGAVGAPDVPDHVTLWGLRLAICQPFDQYANVRPTRVLPGITSPLRSVSGPELDWVIVRENSEGEYAGVGGRVHKGFPEEVATDVSMMTRSGVARIIRYAFRLARSRPRKLLTVVTKSNAQRHAMVMWDEIAAEVAAEFPDVTWDKMLVDAMTMRMVIKPQSIDTIVATNLHADILSDLAAALAGSLGIAPTANLNPERAFPSMFEPIHGSAFDIAGQGIANPIGTFWTATMMLDHLGEPAASARLMRAIERVTADASFHTPDLGGKATTRQVTDAVIAAIAGDNA; encoded by the coding sequence ATGAAGACCTACAGGATCGCGGCGATCCCCGGAGACGGCATCGGCGTCGAGGTCATCGCGGCCGGCGTCGAGGTGCTGCAGGCCCTGGCCGGACGCGATGGCTCCTTCGATTTCGCCTTCGACCATTTCGACTGGGGCTCGGATTACTACAAGCGCACCGGGCTGATGATGCCGGAAGATGGCCGCGAGCAGATCAAGGGCCATGACGCGATCTTCTTCGGCGCGGTCGGCGCGCCCGACGTGCCCGACCATGTCACGCTCTGGGGGCTGAGGCTCGCGATCTGCCAACCCTTCGACCAATACGCCAATGTCCGGCCGACCCGCGTGCTGCCCGGCATCACGTCGCCGCTGCGCTCGGTATCCGGCCCGGAACTCGACTGGGTGATCGTGCGCGAAAATTCGGAGGGCGAATATGCCGGCGTCGGCGGGCGCGTGCACAAGGGCTTCCCGGAGGAGGTCGCGACCGATGTCTCGATGATGACGCGCTCGGGCGTCGCCCGCATCATCCGCTATGCCTTTCGCCTCGCCCGGTCCCGGCCGCGCAAGCTGCTGACCGTCGTCACCAAATCGAACGCCCAGCGCCACGCCATGGTGATGTGGGATGAGATCGCCGCCGAGGTCGCGGCCGAGTTTCCCGATGTAACCTGGGACAAGATGCTGGTCGACGCCATGACCATGCGCATGGTGATCAAGCCGCAGAGCATCGACACCATCGTCGCGACCAACCTCCACGCCGATATTCTATCGGATCTGGCCGCCGCGCTCGCCGGCTCTCTCGGCATCGCGCCGACCGCCAACCTCAACCCCGAGCGCGCCTTCCCCTCGATGTTCGAGCCGATCCATGGTTCGGCCTTCGACATCGCAGGCCAAGGTATCGCCAACCCGATCGGCACCTTCTGGACCGCGACGATGATGCTCGACCATCTCGGCGAGCCGGCCGCCTCGGCGAGGCTGATGCGCGCGATCGAGCGCGTCACGGCCGATGCGAGCTTCCACACGCCAGATCTTGGGGGCAAAGCGACGACGCGACAGGTCACCGACGCGGTCATTGCCGCGATTGCCGGCGACAACGCCTGA
- a CDS encoding class I SAM-dependent methyltransferase has protein sequence MYRHQRHIYDASRKFYLLGRDELIAGLAPPAGGSILEVGCGTGRNLIKIAQAYPGRPCYGLDVSSEMLATARQAVGRAGLSERIHLAQADATAFDAQALFGQAGFERIVISYALSMIPPWQSVVRQALRSLTRNGELHIVDFGDQAGLPPPFRAMLNRWLGLFHVTPRGDLAAVLDEIAQAEGAVAKTTPLYRGYAVQAVARQGGGHAKLI, from the coding sequence ATGTACCGGCATCAGCGCCATATCTACGACGCCAGCCGGAAATTCTATCTGCTCGGTCGCGACGAACTCATCGCCGGGCTGGCGCCGCCCGCGGGCGGCAGCATCCTGGAAGTCGGCTGCGGCACCGGGCGCAATCTGATCAAGATCGCGCAGGCCTATCCCGGCCGGCCCTGTTACGGGCTCGATGTCTCCTCCGAGATGCTGGCGACGGCGCGGCAGGCGGTGGGCCGCGCCGGGCTCTCCGAGCGCATCCATCTGGCGCAGGCGGATGCGACGGCGTTCGATGCGCAGGCCTTGTTCGGCCAGGCGGGTTTTGAGCGGATCGTGATCTCCTATGCGCTCTCGATGATCCCGCCCTGGCAAAGCGTGGTGCGGCAGGCATTGCGTTCGCTGACGCGGAATGGCGAATTGCACATCGTCGATTTCGGCGATCAGGCGGGCCTGCCGCCGCCATTCAGGGCGATGCTCAATCGCTGGCTCGGGCTGTTCCATGTCACGCCGCGCGGCGACCTCGCTGCGGTGCTGGATGAGATCGCGCAGGCTGAAGGCGCGGTGGCGAAAACCACGCCGCTCTATCGCGGCTATGCCGTGCAGGCGGTGGCGCGGCAGGGCGGCGGCCATGCCAAGCTTATCTGA
- a CDS encoding DUF3419 family protein: MQTARAVRRETASGLTSAVHRNKPLSKAGVLERMFTLAFSGLVYPQIWEDPVVDMAALQLKPSDHVVAIASGSCNILSYLADDPGRISAIDLNGAHIALGKLKLAAFARMQGHDEVLRFFGQAQSRSNVAFYDSEIAPHLDPVSRAYWEGRGLNGRRRINLFARNFYRYGLLGRFIGAGHLLGRTLGCDPRIMLKARSMDEQRVLFDRHLAPVFDKRLVRWLVRQPASLYGLGIPPAQYKALAADGDDGIRGVLRHRLERLACGFDLKTNYFARQAFGRGYEPGPDAALPPYLQSGNFAAVKARADRVAYHQSAITAFLERQPAESCDAYVLLDAQDWMNDADLTALWSQITRTARPGARVIFRTAADERLLPGRVPDAILGQWHYQEARSRELGAQDRSSIYGAFHLYALPERAA; encoded by the coding sequence ATGCAGACGGCGCGCGCGGTTCGGCGGGAGACGGCATCGGGGCTGACCTCGGCAGTCCATCGCAACAAGCCGCTCTCAAAGGCGGGCGTGCTCGAGCGCATGTTCACGCTCGCCTTTTCCGGCTTGGTCTATCCGCAGATCTGGGAAGACCCGGTCGTCGACATGGCGGCGCTGCAGCTCAAGCCAAGCGACCATGTCGTCGCCATCGCCTCGGGCTCCTGCAACATCCTGTCCTATCTCGCCGACGATCCCGGCCGGATCAGCGCGATCGATCTCAACGGCGCCCATATCGCGCTCGGCAAGCTCAAGCTCGCCGCTTTCGCGCGGATGCAGGGCCATGACGAGGTGCTGCGCTTCTTCGGGCAGGCGCAGTCGCGCAGCAATGTCGCGTTCTACGACAGCGAGATCGCGCCGCATCTCGATCCGGTGTCGCGTGCCTATTGGGAGGGGCGCGGCCTGAACGGACGGCGCCGGATCAATCTCTTCGCCCGCAATTTCTATCGCTACGGCCTGCTCGGCCGCTTCATCGGGGCGGGCCATCTGCTGGGGCGCACGCTCGGCTGCGATCCGCGCATCATGCTCAAGGCGCGCAGCATGGACGAGCAGCGCGTGCTGTTCGACAGGCATCTCGCGCCGGTCTTCGACAAGCGCCTGGTGCGCTGGCTGGTGCGCCAGCCGGCCTCGCTTTACGGGCTCGGCATCCCGCCGGCGCAATACAAGGCGCTGGCTGCCGATGGCGATGACGGCATTCGCGGCGTGCTGCGCCACCGGCTGGAGCGGCTCGCCTGCGGCTTCGATCTCAAGACCAACTACTTCGCTCGCCAGGCCTTCGGGCGCGGCTATGAGCCTGGGCCGGACGCGGCCCTGCCGCCTTATCTGCAGAGCGGCAACTTCGCTGCCGTGAAGGCGCGGGCGGACCGCGTTGCCTATCACCAGAGCGCGATCACCGCCTTCCTGGAGCGCCAGCCTGCCGAGAGCTGCGATGCCTATGTGCTGCTCGACGCGCAGGACTGGATGAACGACGCCGATCTCACCGCGCTCTGGTCGCAGATCACGCGCACGGCGAGGCCTGGTGCGCGGGTGATCTTTCGTACGGCCGCCGATGAGCGCCTGCTGCCCGGCCGCGTGCCGGACGCGATCCTCGGGCAATGGCATTATCAGGAGGCGCGCAGCCGCGAGCTCGGCGCGCAGGACCGCTCCTCGATCTATGGTGCGTTCCACCTCTATGCCCTGCCGGAGCGCGCCGCGTGA
- a CDS encoding ATP-dependent helicase: MSDHNATSAPLPRPGGLASRAAAAPAAGYLAGLNPEQRLAVEATDGPVLVLAGAGTGKTRVLTTRIAHLIATNRAYPSQILSVTFTNKAAREMKERIAHLVGPVAEGMPWLGTFHSISAKLLRRHAELLGLRSDFTILDTDDQIRLMKQVIAAADIDEKRWPGRMLAGFIDSWKNRGLAPKDVPPGEAAVFANGKGGALYLAYQERLKTLNAVDFGDLLLHCLTLFRDNPDVLATYHERFRYILVDEYQDTNTAQYLWLRLLAQGRRNIACVGDDDQSIYGWRGAEVDNILRFEHDFPGATVVRLERNYRSTGHILATASKLIARNEGRLGKTLRTEDVEGEKVTITGAWDSQEEARLIGDEIESLQRNGHNLSEIAILVRISAQMREIEDRFVHLGLPYRVIGGPRFYERAEIRDAMAYLRCVVSPTDDLAFERIVNVPKRGLGDATIQILHNHARASQVSLLQSARMVVESDELKPKARTALRELVEAFGRWSARAEHMPQGELAELVLEESGYTEMWQKDRSADAAGRLENLKELVRSLDEFPDLPAFLEHVSLVMDADSGETAERVSIMTLHGAKGLEFDTVFLPGWEEGLFPNQRALDESGRAGLEEERRLAHVGLTRARKRLKLYFASNRRIHGLWQSSLPSRFIDELPEEHVEVVQAASNYSQGGYGASRFDRMESFGSSYNTPGWQRAQENKAKAGSGSGSGFSDSGGRGFGSGGFGGGRQRGPMLIEGELTAKSTGTSAYDAGARVFHVKFGPGSVASVDGNKLTVDFDKAGRKMVLDSFVQKAG; encoded by the coding sequence TTGTCCGACCACAACGCCACCTCCGCCCCTTTGCCCCGCCCCGGCGGCTTGGCCTCACGCGCCGCGGCTGCGCCTGCGGCCGGCTATCTCGCTGGCCTCAACCCGGAGCAGCGCCTCGCCGTCGAGGCGACGGACGGCCCCGTGCTCGTGCTGGCCGGCGCCGGCACCGGCAAGACGCGCGTGCTGACCACCCGCATCGCCCATCTCATCGCGACCAACCGTGCCTACCCCTCGCAAATCCTGTCGGTGACCTTCACCAACAAGGCGGCGCGCGAGATGAAGGAGCGCATCGCCCATCTCGTCGGCCCGGTCGCCGAGGGCATGCCGTGGCTGGGCACCTTCCACTCGATCTCGGCCAAGCTGCTGCGCCGCCATGCCGAACTGCTCGGCCTGCGCTCGGATTTCACCATCCTCGACACCGATGACCAGATCCGCCTGATGAAGCAGGTGATCGCCGCCGCCGATATCGATGAGAAGCGCTGGCCCGGCCGCATGCTGGCGGGCTTCATCGATAGCTGGAAGAACCGTGGCCTCGCCCCCAAGGACGTCCCGCCCGGCGAGGCCGCCGTCTTCGCCAATGGCAAGGGCGGCGCGCTCTACCTCGCTTATCAGGAGCGCTTGAAGACGCTGAACGCCGTCGATTTCGGCGACCTCTTGCTGCACTGCCTAACGCTGTTTCGCGACAATCCCGACGTGCTCGCAACCTATCACGAGCGCTTCCGCTACATCCTGGTCGACGAGTATCAGGACACCAACACGGCCCAGTATCTTTGGCTGCGCCTGCTCGCCCAGGGCCGGCGCAACATCGCCTGCGTCGGCGACGACGACCAGTCGATCTATGGCTGGCGCGGCGCCGAGGTCGACAACATTCTGCGCTTCGAGCACGATTTTCCCGGTGCGACCGTGGTCCGGCTGGAGCGCAATTACCGCTCGACCGGGCATATTCTCGCCACCGCCTCAAAACTAATCGCCCGCAATGAGGGCCGGCTCGGCAAGACGCTGCGTACCGAGGATGTCGAGGGCGAGAAGGTCACCATCACCGGCGCCTGGGACAGCCAGGAAGAGGCCAGGCTGATCGGCGACGAGATCGAGAGCCTGCAGCGCAACGGCCATAACCTCTCCGAGATCGCGATCCTGGTACGCATCTCGGCGCAGATGCGCGAGATCGAGGATCGTTTCGTCCATCTCGGCCTGCCCTATCGCGTCATCGGCGGCCCGCGCTTCTATGAGCGCGCCGAAATCCGCGACGCCATGGCCTATCTGCGCTGCGTCGTCTCGCCAACCGACGACCTCGCCTTCGAGCGCATCGTCAATGTGCCCAAGCGCGGGCTCGGCGACGCCACCATCCAGATCCTGCACAACCACGCCCGCGCATCCCAGGTCTCGCTGCTGCAATCGGCCCGCATGGTGGTCGAGAGCGACGAGTTGAAGCCCAAGGCCAGAACCGCCTTGCGCGAACTGGTCGAGGCCTTCGGCCGTTGGTCGGCCAGGGCCGAGCACATGCCGCAAGGCGAGCTCGCCGAGCTCGTGCTGGAAGAGTCGGGCTATACCGAGATGTGGCAGAAGGACCGCTCGGCCGATGCCGCCGGCCGGCTCGAAAACCTCAAGGAGCTCGTCCGCTCGCTCGACGAATTCCCCGACCTGCCGGCCTTCCTCGAGCATGTCTCGCTGGTGATGGACGCTGATTCCGGCGAAACCGCCGAGCGCGTCTCGATCATGACCCTGCACGGCGCCAAGGGGTTGGAGTTCGACACCGTCTTCCTGCCCGGCTGGGAGGAAGGGCTCTTCCCCAATCAGCGCGCGCTTGACGAGAGCGGTCGCGCCGGCCTGGAGGAGGAGCGCCGCCTCGCCCATGTCGGCCTGACCCGGGCCCGCAAGCGGCTCAAGCTCTATTTTGCCTCGAACCGCCGCATCCACGGCCTCTGGCAATCGAGCCTGCCCAGCCGCTTCATCGACGAATTGCCGGAAGAGCATGTCGAGGTCGTCCAGGCCGCCTCCAATTACAGCCAGGGCGGCTATGGCGCCTCGCGCTTCGACCGCATGGAGAGCTTCGGCTCCAGCTACAACACGCCGGGCTGGCAGCGCGCCCAGGAAAACAAGGCCAAGGCCGGCTCAGGCAGCGGCTCGGGCTTCTCCGACAGCGGCGGACGCGGCTTCGGCTCGGGCGGTTTCGGCGGCGGCCGGCAGCGCGGCCCGATGCTGATCGAAGGCGAGCTCACCGCCAAATCGACCGGCACATCGGCCTATGACGCCGGCGCCCGCGTCTTCCACGTCAAATTCGGCCCCGGCTCCGTCGCCAGCGTCGACGGCAACAAGCTGACCGTCGATTTCGACAAGGCTGGGCGGAAGATGGTGCTGGATAGTTTCGTGCAGAAGGCGGGGTGA